Proteins encoded together in one Oncorhynchus masou masou isolate Uvic2021 chromosome 3, UVic_Omas_1.1, whole genome shotgun sequence window:
- the bcl10 gene encoding B-cell lymphoma/leukemia 10 gives MDVPHLTEDEMADIKKEVLTRLRPYLCDKIRVDRHFDYLRSRKILTRDDTEEISCRSTQSKRTGMLLDYLAENPRGLDALVESIQQGRTLNFIITKITDEVQKVKNERIEAFRAGASSSSSGFLPTQDTSRAAKDLSRTLSCETNLASTMPYNGEGCPSTSDALRSFNLPAASSQGKEVSSTMGGDSMVASSSQASSKLPRPGDPGAPHLPQEALSNMDAGPHRSTAISGGDTNFQPLRSRSIPPTSTSYRDLSPRPPPKSY, from the exons ATGGATGTTCCTCACCTGACAGAAGATGAAATGGCAGATATTAAAAAGGAG GTCCTAACGAGGCTGCGACCGTACCTCTGTGACAAGATCCGGGTTGACCGCCATTTTGACTACCTGCGCTCGCGCAAGATCCTTACGCGGGACGACACAGAGGAGATCAGCTGCAGGAGCACGCAGAGTAAACGGACAGGCATGCTGCTGGACTACCTGGCTGAGAACCCTCGGGGGCTGGACGCCCTGGTCGAGTCCATCCAGCAAGGACGTACCCTCAACTTCATCATCACCAAGATCACTGATGAGGTGCAGAAAGTGAAGAATGAGAGGATAGAGGCTTTCAGAg CAGGGGCATCCAGTTCCTCCTCGGGCTTCCTGCCAACCCAGGACACATCCAGAGCCGCTAAAGACCTGTCCAGGACGCTGTCATGTGAGACCAACCTGGCATCCACCATGCCATACAACGGAGAAGGGTGCCCGTCCACCTCTGATGCCCTAAGATCGTTCAACCTGCCTGCTGCCTCCAGCCAAGGGAAGGAGGTGTCATCAACCATGGGAGGAGATAGCATGGTTGCGTCTTCATCCCAGGCCTCGTCCAAACTGCCCAGGCCTGGAGACCCAGGAGCTCCCCACCTGCCACAGGAGGCCTTATCTAACATGGATGCTGGACCACACAGGAGCACAGCGATCAGCGGAGGGGACACCAACTTCCAGCCCCTGAGGTCACGCTCCATCCCCCCCACTTCCACATCATACAGGGACCTCTCGCCTCGGCCCCCACCGAAATCTTACTGA